A genomic region of Anopheles coustani chromosome 3, idAnoCousDA_361_x.2, whole genome shotgun sequence contains the following coding sequences:
- the LOC131261011 gene encoding protein O-mannosyl-transferase TMTC4, with product MSSLRQKAIIQYALLIAASVLSYGGALYGTFVYDDSAAIVKNMDVRNVATPFRSLLRHDFWGNNLTDPTSHKSFRPLTVLIYQLENRLLGLNAGHMKKVNFLLHTIVCLLVLKLYQTLGRDTGTFRTSFWAAFLFTVHPVHTEAVVGIVGRADLLATIGYIMVLLLYQRWITNGRRFCYLVYPGLFLLTVASMFFKETAMTALVACAAIDVLKRINWDSNKSTVREFLSIQRSCLIRVAILALLSIATLVLRLWIMGFESPRFHRMDNPVGASNSTVTRILSQSYLYWLNCWLLLCPDWLSFDWAFHSVPLVETLFDPRMLLVLLLYGSILLLVFHPSTFKSKDIKLSLALATIPFLPACGVVRVGFVIAERLLYLPSVGFCYLIATGCRRLIQRSIVFYLPLCLLCTAFILKTQSRAYEWTSDDLLFRSALRVCPRNAKVYYNIARLASDQGDRETAFAFYRRAIELHGEYEAAHMNLGNMYREAHDLDRAEWHLRKAIEIHEPFPAAWMNLGIVQAAQKNHAASLISYHRALELNPNYPNCLYNLGNLYIDMQNSSMALRYWREAIQQNPRHSRAWANILALYDNRGRTEDIIRTSELALTFLPNDTAILFIRANAFGKLGQYETAEGLYRQIIAARPDHAVYRANLGVLYHRWGQRNSQAIEQYQAALRLNPNLHSAKTNLLKLMGTS from the exons ATGTCTTCCTTGCGCCAAAAAGCAATAATTCAG TATGCCCTCCTTATTGCTGCCTCTGTGCTATCGTACGGCGGTGCGCTTTACGGTACGTTCGTATATGACGATTCGGCCGCGATTGTAAAAAACATGGACGTGCGCAACGTAGCCACACCGTTCCGATCACTGTTGCGGCATGACTTTTGGGGCAACAATCTAACGGACCCGACGAGCCATAAATCCTTCCGCCCGCTAACAGTGTTAATCTATCAACTGGAAAACCGTCTGCTTGGGTTGAACGCTGGACACATGAAAAAAGTTAACTTCCTGCTGCACACGATCGTTTGTCTCCTGGTGCTGAAACTCTATCAAACCCTGGGTCGAGATACTGGCACGTTTAGGACGTCATTTTGGGCTGCTTTTCTGTTTACCGTACATCCGGTACACACCGAGGCAGTGGTTGGAATTGTTGGACGAGCCGATCTGCTGGCTACTATCGGATACATAATGGTACTCTTACTCTACCAGCGATGGATAACGAATGGCAGGCGATTTTGTTACTTGGTATACCCAGGTCTCTTCCTGCTTACCGTAGCGTCGATGTTCTTCAAGGAAACTGCCATGACAGCGCTTGTTGCCTGTGCTGCGATCGATGTGCTAAAGAGGATCAACTGGGATAGCAACAAATCTACGGTGCGAGAATTTCTAAGTATCCAGAGATCGTGCTTAATAAGAGTGGCAATTTTAGCCCTTCTTTCGATCGCCACGCTTGTACTTCGATTATGGATTATgggcttcgaaagtcctcggTTCCATCGTATGGATAACCCAGTCGGGGCGAGTAATAGCACCGTGACAAGAATACTCTCTCAGAGCTACCTTTACTGGTTAAACTGTTGGCTCCTGCTGTGTCCCGATTGGCTTAGCTTCGACTGGGCTTTTCACTCCGTTCCGCTGGTGGAAACCCTTTTCGATCCCAGGATGCTGCTGGTTCTGCTGCTGTATGGCAGTATCTTGCTGCTAGTCTTCCATCCATCCACATTCAAATCCAAGGATATAAAACTATCTCTAGCCCTGGCAACCATACCCTTCCTGCCAGCTTGCGGTGTCGTACGTGTTGGATTTGTGATCGCCGAACGGCTGCTCTACCTACCCTCGGTTGGCTTCTGTTATCTCATCGCGACCGGCTGCCGCCGACTGATACAACGTTCCATCGTGTTCTACCTTCCATTATGCTTACTTTGCACAGCGTTCATCCTTAAAACGCAATCCCGTGCGTATGAATGGACGTCGGATGATTTATTGTTTCGCTCAGCGTTACGAGTATGCCCGCGGAACGCCAAGGTGTACTACAATATCGCCCGACTAGCATCGGATCAGGGCGACCGAGAAACGGCATTCGCTTTCTACCGTCGTGCCATCGAGCTGCACGGCGAGTACGAAGCGGCGCACATGAATCTTGGCAATATGTACCGGGAAGCACACGATCTCGATCGGGCTGAATGGCATTTACGAAAGGCAATTGAGATACACGAACCGTTTCCGGCCGCCTGGATGAATCTCGGAATAGTACAAGCAGCACAAAAGAACCACGCGGCATCGCTGATCAGCTATCATCGAGCACTCGAACTCAATCCGAACTATCCTAACTGTTTGTACAATTTGGGTAATTTG tatATAGATATGCAAAATTCTTCGATGGCACTACGGTACTGGCGTGAAGCGATCCAGCAAAACCCCCGCCACAGTAGAGCTTGGGCGAACATTCTGGCACTGTATGATAACCGAGGTCGCACGGAAGATATTATACGCACATCAGAGCTGGCACTAACATTCCTACCGAACGATACCGCGATCCTGTTTATCCGCGCCAATGCATTCGGTAAACTCGGCCAGTACGAAACGGCTGAGGGACTCTATCGGCAGATCATTGCAGCCCGGCCCGATCACGCGGTTTATCGGGCTAATCTGGGTGTGCTCTATCACCGGTGGGGCCAACGGAACTCGCAAGCGATCGAGCAGTATCAGGCGGCATTGCGATTGAATCCGAATTTGCACAGTGCCAAAACGAACCTGCTCAAGCTGATGGGTACATCGTGA